The following are encoded in a window of Cyanobacteria bacterium GSL.Bin1 genomic DNA:
- a CDS encoding histone deacetylase encodes MLPTIYSDQFLKHRTGRLHPERPERLKAIVEALRTTFKENELDWQEPTPHQERDIHSWVEKLHSPDYVEEVAQLAKQGGGRLDMDTGVSADSYEVALLAVSAWFDGVDQVLTNHQPALVLARPPGHHAERQRGMGFCLFSNCAIAAHYALTKPQVNRVAILDWDVHHGNGTQSLVENSPDIIYCSLHQSPCYPGTGQAEEQGAYNNVLNLPLSAGSTWNEYQPVIEEQVMPFLSQFEPDLLLVSAGYDANAADPLAEIALAPDDYRQLTEMCLSITPCILFGLEGGYDLDALAQSVVATVRACVSG; translated from the coding sequence ATGTTGCCGACTATCTATTCTGACCAGTTTCTCAAACACCGAACCGGACGTTTACATCCAGAGCGACCCGAGCGTCTAAAAGCAATTGTTGAGGCACTCCGCACGACGTTTAAAGAAAACGAGCTAGACTGGCAAGAACCCACCCCGCATCAGGAACGAGATATTCATTCTTGGGTAGAGAAACTCCATAGTCCTGACTATGTGGAAGAAGTGGCGCAACTTGCTAAACAGGGGGGCGGCAGACTTGATATGGATACAGGCGTTTCTGCAGATAGTTACGAGGTTGCTCTGTTGGCAGTGAGTGCTTGGTTCGATGGGGTGGATCAAGTGTTGACTAACCATCAACCAGCATTGGTATTGGCGCGTCCGCCGGGACATCATGCGGAGAGGCAACGGGGAATGGGGTTTTGCTTGTTTTCTAATTGCGCGATCGCGGCGCATTATGCTTTAACCAAACCACAAGTGAATCGGGTGGCAATTCTCGATTGGGATGTTCATCATGGCAATGGGACTCAGTCTTTGGTGGAAAATTCGCCAGATATTATTTACTGTTCCCTGCATCAGTCTCCTTGCTATCCGGGAACGGGTCAAGCAGAAGAGCAAGGGGCTTACAATAATGTGCTCAATCTTCCCCTGTCAGCAGGCAGTACTTGGAATGAGTATCAACCCGTTATTGAGGAACAGGTGATGCCATTTTTAAGTCAGTTTGAACCTGATTTACTGTTAGTCAGCGCCGGTTATGATGCGAATGCAGCGGATCCTTTGGCAGAAATTGCCCTTGCCCCTGATGATTATCGACAGTTGACCGAAATGTGCCTCTCCATAACTCCTTGTATTTTATTCGGCTTGGAAGGGGGATATGATTTGGATGCTCTTGCTCAGTCTGTTGTAGCAACCGTTCGGGCTTGTGTCTCTGGCTAG